A stretch of Cynocephalus volans isolate mCynVol1 chromosome 9, mCynVol1.pri, whole genome shotgun sequence DNA encodes these proteins:
- the TMEM33 gene encoding transmembrane protein 33 encodes MADTTSNGPQGAGAVQFMMTNKLDTAMWLSRLFTVYCSALFVLPLLGLHEAASFYQRALLANALTSALRLHQRLPHFQLSRAFLAQALLEDSCHYLLYSLIFVNSYPVTMSIFPVLLFSLLHAATYTKKVLDAKGSNSLPLLRSVLDKLSANQQNILKFIACNEIFLMPATVFMLFSGQGSLLQPFIYYRFLTLRYSSRRNPYCRTLFNELRIVVEHIIMKPACPLFVRRLCLQSIAFISRLAPTVA; translated from the exons ATGGCGGATACGACCTCAAACGGCCCCCAAGGGGCGGGCGCTGTG caatTCATGATGACAAATAAACTGGACACAGCAATGTGGCTTTCTCGCTTATTCACAGTTTACTGCTCTGCTTTGTTTGTTCTGCCTCTTCTTGG GTTGCACGAAGCAGCAAGCTTTTACCAACGTGCTTTGCTGGCCAATGCTCTTACCAGTGCTCTAAGGCTGCATCAAAGATTGCCGCATTTCCAGTTAAGCAGAGCATTCCTGGCCCAGGCTTTGTTAGAAGACAGCTGCCACTACCTGTTGTATTCACTTATCTTTGTCAATTCCTACCCTGTTACAA TGAGTATTTTCCCagtcttattattttctttgcttcatGCTGCCACATATACGAAAAAGGTCCTTGAT gcGAAGGGTTCAAATAGTTTACCTCTGCTCAGATCTGTCTTGGATAAATTAAGTGCTAATCaacaaaatattctgaaattcatTGCTTGTAATGAAATATTCTTGATGCCTGCTAcagtttttatgctttttag tGGTCAAGGAAGTTTGCTCCAGCCTTTTATATATTATAGATTTCTTACTCTTCGATATTCCTCACGAAGAAATCCATATTGTCG GACCTTGTTTAATGAACTGAGGATTGTTGTTGAACACATTATAATGAAACCTGCTTGCCCACTGTTTGTGAGAAGACTTTGTCTCCAGAGCATTGCCTTTATAAGCAGATTGGCACCAACAGTCGCATAG